A region of Osmerus eperlanus chromosome 9, fOsmEpe2.1, whole genome shotgun sequence DNA encodes the following proteins:
- the rab11fip5a gene encoding mucin-2 isoform X3 produces the protein MYNLSIKDKQRSAFGKLKDRMRGKKRSSEEDSSSAALPAGYGTLRTRLPSDGGGEEEYEDDEGGEGRRSKMRNFFLRGKLRKSSDTRSSTSLGSESSESSSRGGSLSPTAGISVVVSDLSNSPSNSSNLTDNSPEHTAGTSPQLSPHKCDLSQETGEISFPVPPPPVNGNHVYDSQSQVAVSEEGSVSLRPLQKSLPLSVSLQNLRARAEAPGGGRAADGRRWSFDKAGDEEKAAIAAALELAGVALGEEERLLERVAATTLAAVEADSQGRKQGRNVFAHRREESAGEQSRDESEQARGPAEEKQKGWFGSKDSHSKPSLMVSTKLEPSSESPTTPHPPAPLLTPSSVSLGTLRHTNPFCPSQSPPTPMSPSNPFLPLLQCNPFYEDILADKAINPALPPLPYPSSSTPRPPPPPPSSSPSNPNPTLLGERPLTEGHCGKEASVTVRKRPLPPIPSEDNNLTVQRSSNPFSPSGRAAVGQEVVWDDSFEAFAANRLKSPEEADRHCGPQDTAGTHTTHPLLDAAAGPWTRDSHTHHSHLNVNSALHPSPTAGATLMASTSSSSPEGNTNHMKLLHTQQHDMSAHLSPAQNGLEAHLDGSKTTNPAATSPELMSGCETKHIILTANTVEMSTNAHEHPNTHPSFSSPSPRAGLELEHIKVTSSPGPVGVDRLVEEEVTSSPGPVGVDRLVEEEEEITSSPGPVGVDRLVEEEVIPSPGPVGVDRLVEEEITSSPGPVGVDPTSSETGSTAPVSFEPRLGVPSPQRPGEKREKNPNLEMKDSVAGSAEDAKLSISVTTDDVEANASVSDDDHSLTTPLFYIMTSSPGDGGPLKSSPLSMASGMPSVIQGPPKPARLFSNSLNTSQIRTSPSQGFDGVLLNPRVLDLSPGTPNILYESADSQQYQSCHSQQSSRASSLSGEGHRMETLPPTLPSQSGEEVDCEVGALSWPVTGCKNTVPWELEEEEEQSEGCRVSGNVHIQSEASSLVRMSADEERDAALQPRFLLEDCLSEPHLETHSGAPSDGSRSPPGAEKEGGRGTQAVGSGDQCSEHSPLQPGALHRSLSEGTVTAGLQDLSSSFGSDPGVNLDTSSVRPDPSLPASPNPCPLTASSSTSAPPSLPVPATLRSSVSLALPTACVPAAIGAPHAAMLPPDTQQAANQENSPHAVKPLSVPAEEKGRSALASGLEKLRSTIHPGRSGQLAGPEPERRKSLTEGAGSYYHLTHSELVSLLLRREADLERQRAEFERQGTLLGRREAELRRLKPQVRDLEDYIDTLLVRIMEQTPTLLQVRTKLK, from the exons ATGTACAACCTCTCCATCAAGGACAAGCAGCGCTCCGCCTTTGGCAAGCTGAAGGACCGCATGAGGGGCAAGAAGAGGAGCAGCGAGGAGGACTCCTCCTCCGCCGCCCTGCCCGCGGGCTACGGGACGCTGCGGACGCGTCTGCCCAGCGACGGCGGCGGCGAGGAGGAGTACGAGGACGACGAGGGAGGCGAGGGGCGCCGCAGCAAGATGAGGAACTTCTTCCTGAGGGGGAAGCTGCGGAAGTCGTCGGACACGCGCTCCAGCACGTCGCTGGGCTCGGAGAGCAGCGAGTCGTCGTCACGCGGTGGCAGCCTCAGCCCCACGGCAGGCATCAGCGTGGTGGTGTCAGACCTGTCTAACTCGcccagcaacagcagcaacCTGACCGACAACAGCCCTG AGCACACGGCCGGTACTTCGCCCCAGCTGTCGCCACACAAGTGCGACCTCAGCCAGGAGACCGGCGAGATCTCCTTCCCCGTGCCGCCGCCGCCCGTCAACGGAAACCACGTGTACGACAGCCAATCCCAGGTGGCGGTCTCGGAGGAAGGCTCCGTGTCTCTGCGGCCGCTGCAGAAGTCTCTTCCACTGTCTGTGTCGCTGCAGAACCTGCGTGCCCGGGCCGAGGCGCCGGGCGGGGGGCGGGCGGCGGATGGCCGGCGCTGGTCGTTTGACAAGGCGGGCGATGAAGAGAAGGCGGCCATAGCAGCGGCGCTGGAGCTGGCGGGCGTggcgctgggggaggaggagcggctcCTGGAGCGGGTTGCCGCCACCACCCTCGCCGCCGTGGAGGCCGACAGCCAGGgcaggaagcaggggaggaacGTGTTCGCTCacaggagggaggagtctgCGGGAGAACAGAGCCGGGACGAGTCGGAGCAGGCCCGCGGCCCTGccgaggagaagcagaaaggcTGGTTCGGATCAAAGGACTCCCACAGCAAACCCAG CCTGATGGTGTCCACTAAACTAGAGCCCAGCTCAGagtcccccaccaccccacaccctcctgcccccttgctaactccttcctctgtctccctggggACCCTACGTCACACTAACCCCTTCTGCCCCTCAcagagcccccccacccccatgtccccctccaaccccttcctccccctcctgcagtgTAACCCTTTCTACGAGGACATTCTGGCTGACAAGGCTATAAATCCGGCTCTGCCCCCTCTGCCTTACCCCTCCAGCTctacccctcgcccccccccaccgcccccctcctccagccccagtaaccctaaccccaccctgcTCGGAGAACGTCCCCTCACAGAGGGGCACTGCGGGAAGGAAGCTAGCGTCACAGTCAGGAAACGACCCCTCCCGCCGATCCCGTCCGAGGACAACAACCTGACCGTCCAGAGATCGTCCAATCCCTTCTCCCCGTCTGGCAGGGCTGCGGTGGGACAGGAAGTCGTGTGGGACGACTCCTTCGAAGCTTTCGCTGCGAACAGGTTGAAGTCTCCAGAGGAAGCTGACAGGCACTGCGGCCCACAGGACACGGCGGGGACGCACACAACTCACCCTCTGCTGGACGCAGCGGCTGGACCCTGGACTAGAGACAGTCACACGCATCACTCGCATCTGAATGTAAactctgctctccacccctcccctactGCCGGTGCCACTCTGATGGCatccacatcctcctcctcacctgagggAAACACCAATCACATGAAGCTCctgcacacacaacaacatgaCATGTCAGCTCACCTTAGCCCAGCCCAGAACGGCCTTGAAGCACACCTTGATGGGTCAAAGACCACTAATCCTGCTGCTACCTCACCTGAGCTGATGTCAGGGTGTGAGACCAAGCATATTATCCTCACTGCCAACACTGTTGAGATGTCCACTAACGCACATGAacatcccaacacacacccatcatTCAGCTCCCCAAGCCCACGTGCAGGCCTGGAGTTGGAGCACATAAAGGTCACCTccagccctggtcctgtaggagtagacaggctggtggaggaggaggtcacctccagccctggtcctgtaggagtagacaggctggtggaggaggaggaggaaatcacctccagccctggtcctgtaggagtagacaggctggtggaggaggaggtcatccccagccctggtcctgtaggagtagacaggctggtggaggaggagatcacctccagccctggtcctgtaggAGTAGATCCCACATCTTCTGAGACAGGCTCTACAGCCCCAGTCTCCTTCGAGCCAAGGCTGGGGGTTCCATCTCCACAGAGgcctggagagaagagagagaagaaccctAACCTAGAAATGAAAGATTCAGTTGCTGGTTCTGCAGAGGATGCTAAGCTTTCCATCTCCGTCACAACGGACGATGTTGAGGCAAACGCTTCCGTTTCAGATGATGACCACTCTTTGACCACACCCTTGTTTTATATCATGACCTCCTCCCCTGGCGACGGTGGCCCTCTGAAGTCATCTCCTCTCAGCATGGCCTCAGGGATGCCCAGCGTTATCCAGGGTCCTCCCAAACCAGCCAGGCTCTTCAGCAACTCCCTCAACACCAGCCAGATAAGAACCAGTCCTAGCCAAGGCTTCGATGGCGTGCTGTTAAACCCCAGAGTGCTTGACCTGAGCCCTGGCACTCCCAACATTCTGTACGAGAGTGCTGACTCACAGCAGTACCAGTCCTGCCACTCCCAGCAGTCCTCCAGGGCCTCTAGCCTCTCAGGTGAGGGACACAGGATGGAGACGCTTCCCCCAACACTCCCCTCCCAGAGTGGGGAGGAAGTTGACTGCGAGGTGGGGGCTTTGTCTTGGCCTGTTACTGGCTGCAAGAACACAGTTCCCTgggagctggaggaagaggaggagcagtctGAGGGTTGTAGGGTGTCTGGTAACGTTCACATCCAATCGGAAGCATCCAGTCTTGTCAGGATGAGTgcggatgaggagagagacgcAGCTCTCCAACCACGTTTCCTGCTCGAGGACTGCCTTTCGGAACCTCATCTAGAAACGCACTCCGGAGCACCCAGCGACGGGAGCCGCTCACCGCCCGGGgctgagaaggaaggaggaagggggaccCAGGCTGTCGGGTCAGGTGACCAGTGTTCAGAACACTCTCCTCTTCAGCCCGGGGCGCTCCATCGCTCCCTCTCCGAGGGCACGGTCACGGCTGGTCTCCAGGATCTGTCATCCTCGTTCGGTAGCGACCCCGGCGTGAACCTGGACACCTCCTCTGTCCGACCTGACCcctcccttcctgcctctcccaaCCCCTGTCCTCTAACCGCCAGTAGCTCCACCtcagctcctccctccctccctgtccctgccaCGCTGAGGTCATCAGTCAGCCTGGCCCTGCCCACTGCCTGTGTCCCCGCTGCGATTGGTGCACCGCATGCTGCCATGCTGCCCCCGGACACACAGCAGGCAGCCAATCAGGAGAACAG CCCCCATGCTGTGAAGCCCCTGAGCGTGCCGGCGGAGGAGAAAGGCCGCTCGGCGTTGGCCAGCGGCCTGGAGAAGCTTCGATCCACCATCCACCCGGGGAGGAGCGGACAGCTGGCCGGGCCGgagccagagaggaggaag tcgCTGACAGAAGGGGCGGGGTCCTACTACCACCTGACCCACAGCGAGCTGGTGTCGCTGCTGCTGCGGCGGGAGGCGGATCTTGAGAGGCAGAGGGCGGAGTTTGAGCGCCAGGGCACCCTGCTGGGGCGGAGGGAGGCGGAGCTGCGCCGGCTGAAGCCCCAGGTGAGAGACCTGGAGGACTACATCGACACGCTGCTGGTCCGCATCATGGAGCAGACACCCACCCTGCTGCAAGTACGCACCAAGCTCAAGTGA